The Daucus carota subsp. sativus chromosome 2, DH1 v3.0, whole genome shotgun sequence genome includes a window with the following:
- the LOC108208063 gene encoding uncharacterized protein LOC108208063 isoform X2: MPLKRLVEVEPPSPLRYLIGAAIMMIGVVLPVGYMMFRNKRVPSSSSFAKQT, translated from the exons ATGCCT ttaaaaaggttAGTAGAGGTGGAACCACCCAGCCCGCTTCGTTATCTGATCGGAGCAGCAATTATGATGATCGGAGTTGTTTTACCGGTTGGCTATATGATGTTTCGAAACAAACGCGtcccttcttcttcctcttttgcCAAACAGACGTAG
- the LOC108208063 gene encoding uncharacterized protein LOC108208063 isoform X1: MPLKRLVEVEPPSPLRYLIGAAIMMIGVVLPVGYMMFRNKRVPSSSSFAKQTNKVLI; the protein is encoded by the exons ATGCCT ttaaaaaggttAGTAGAGGTGGAACCACCCAGCCCGCTTCGTTATCTGATCGGAGCAGCAATTATGATGATCGGAGTTGTTTTACCGGTTGGCTATATGATGTTTCGAAACAAACGCGtcccttcttcttcctcttttgcCAAACAGAC GAACAAGGTTTTGATATAA